The Campylobacter hyointestinalis subsp. hyointestinalis nucleotide sequence ACGTAGCCCTTGCTATACTTATGCCTATCGTTGCTAGTATGGGTGGAAATACCGGAACTCAAGCACTTGCTGTTACCGTTCGTAAGCTTGCTACTCATGAGATAGATTTTAGCGACGTAAAACGCGTAATCTTTAAAGAAGTTAGTATAGCTTTTATAAATGGACTTATTTTTGCCACTTTGATGGGGATCATAGCTTATATATGGTTTGGCGTTAGCTTACTTGGTGTTGTTATAGCTATTTCGATGGTTATAAATTTATTTTGTGCGGGATTTTTTGGTACACTCATACCTTTGGTACTTAAAAAATTTAGCATAGATCCTGCTGTTGGAAGCTCTGTTTTACTTACTACAGTAACTGACACGGTTGGATTTTTTAGCTTTTTAGGACTTGCAAAATGGATACTATTATAAAAAATTTAGAGATCGTTCCTCTTGAAAAATCAAAATTTGTAAAACCCTTTAGTATTTTATATACTCAAGATGGGAAAAACAAACGCTGGGACTGTGTAGAGGCTCACGATAGTGTTTCTTGCATAATGTATCACAAGGAGTTCGACGCATTTTTACTCGTCAAGCAGTTTCGTCCATCACTTTGGTACTACCAAACTAGGCATTCTATAAATTCAGATGAGCCAGGAGTGACTTACGAGCTTTGCGCCGGTATCATGGATAAAGGCTTGAGTCCTGAACAGACCATACTTGAAGAGATGCTTGAAGAGACTGGATATGAAGTTGGTAAAGTAAAAAAGATAACTAGCAGTTATACAGCACTTGGATTTGGTGCAAATCGCCAAACGTTGTTTTGTACTTTTATAGATGAAAGTATGAAAAAAACCGCAGGTGGCGGAGTCGATGACGAGAGGATAGAAATAGAATTTATAAAAAGAGAAGATATCGCTAAGTTCATATATGACGAAAGTAAGGTTAAAGCACCGAATTTACAGTTTGCGGTGCTTTGGTTTTTGGGGCATTTTGAAGAGTTAAAAGAGATTTTTTAGTCCTTTTATCAGCTCTTTTGCGTTGTTTTGTTTGGTTGCGTTTTCATCTGTTTTAAATACCTTGTTTAACTCTTTTTCTATTTTTAGTTTTATATAATTTGAATCAAACGCATATCTTGGTTTTTGCGTTGTTCCAGAGACTTCTACTCTAAGATCTGTTTTTTCTATATTTAAATCAACTGGTATAAATATCTTTGAATTAGCCAAATTTAGTGTTCCTTTTGTTATGTTTATGTCTGATTTTGGTGAGCTAATCTCTGCTTTTAAGGTTACTAAATCTCTGTTTATATCACCTTTTATATAACCATCTTTATATACTTCTTTCGTTATATCTCTATCTAAAGCTACGCTTATAGCGTCTGTGAGTCCGCTTTTTGTAAGGCTTCCTTCTAGTATGTCTATTTTGAAATTTCCTTTTGCTGATTCTAGGTTATAGTTAGCGTTTAAGTTTCCTTTTCCGCTATAGAATTTTTCATAATCAAGCATTGCTAAAAGCTCGCTTATATCAAAATTATTCATATTTAAACTTAGCTTATTATCTTCTAGCTCAGAATTTAGCTCGCTATTTAGCAGTTTTGATTTTAGTGTGGCGTAGAGATTTTTATCGTATTTTATTTTGCCGTCTAAATTTGTGGCTCCTATTAATTTTTTGCCGCTTAAAAACTCTAGTTTAGATAAGTCATCTATTTTTGCGTTATAAACTGCATCTAAGAGCATCTTGTTTATGTCAAAGCTGCCGTTAAATTTAGTTATATCTATCAAATTTGAGTTTAGATTAGATGAAAAATACACAATAGAATTTGTTATAGTTGGTTTTATATTTAATTCAAATTTGACGTCTTCAGGGATATTTTTCTTTAAAATTTGACTAATATTTTTTGAGTTTAAACTTCCGTTTTTTATATTTAAAATACCTTTTGCGTTTAAGTTTTTGATATCTATGCTATCAAAATTTAGATCCATATTTAAAATACCATTTGCTAGTGGCTTTTGTCCTGCTATAACAAACAAATCGTTCAATGAAATACTATTTAAATTTGCTTTTAAGTTTTGATTATTTAGTGCTATATCGATGTTTCCACCAAGTAAATTTCCGTTTAAATTTAGTATTTTTAGGGCGTTTGATCTTATATTTGCGACACCATTTAGTAAGATTGTTCCTTTTAAATTTTGATTTGTAAGCCTGCTAAGATCATTTATGTCAAGTATAAAATCAAAATCTCCACTTTTTTGAGCCAGATTGTATTTTCCATTTAATTTATTTAAATTTAAAATTTGCGAAGTTATAATAGAATCAAGATTTAATAAGCCTTTATCTACGCTTATTTTGATGTCGCTATTAAAAGGTATATCTTTGTTAATGCCTATATTTAAGAGTTTATTTACAGAGTCTTTTTGGATTTTTGCTTTTGAAATTCTTAAGCTTGCTATACCGCTAATTAGGCTAGGTGAGCTGATATCTTTTATGTTTATCGCGCCTTCCATTAATCCATTTGCAACATTTGGTAACATAGCTACTTTTAGGACTTCATCAAGCTTTATATCTTTTAGCTCGGCAGTTATTTGATCGTCTTTTAATTTTGCATTTATATTTCCTCCAAAGCCTTTTATGAGTGCATCAAAATACTCAAGTTTGGAAGCAGATATTTTTATATCGCCTTTGAGTGTTATCTCTCCACTAAGCTTGTGATTTATGATCTTTTCTAATTTGTTTAAATTTGGAATGTTTAGGTTAAAGTCGCTATTTAGCTCATTTTTATTTATATCGTAAATAGAATTTAACGCCGCAGCTATGGCAATAGGTGAGCTTAAAACCGTTTTTGCCGTTGCTATTTGGTCTAGTACTTTTATATCCGAGTTTAAATTTAGATAGAAATTATCGTCCAATGTTATATTAAAATCTTCTTTTACTAAAGCATTGTTCGTATATAATTTAGAAGATGTTACTTTAGCAAAACCCAAGCGAGTACCGTTTGTATCGGAAATATCAGCGATCAAATTTAGTTTTCCGTTTAGATATGGTTTTTGGTTTGCGCTTATTAAGATATCTTCTACGTTCAGATTTTTAGCATCTAGTTTGATCAAAGATGGTTTAAAATCTATGATTTTTGTAGCAAATTTGATATTTGAGCCAAATGTATTACCAGCTCCATTTGCTATAAAATTATTTAAATTTCCGCTTAAATCGCCTTTTAGTCCCATCTCTTCTTTTACATTCAACCCAAAACTTTTCAACCCATTTGCGTTCAAGACATATTTTAGATCAAAGTCTTTTTTAAATAAATTATAATCTCCAGATATACTTAAATTCAGTTCTTGATTTATATCTGCACCTATTTCTACGGTGGTAAGACCGACTTTAAATTTATTTAAAACTATCTGCGTATTTGTCTTTTGTTGTAATAAGTTTTGGACATAAGGCTTTAATAAAGAATTCCCGAAATTTGTAAAAAGTATACCATATATACATAAAAGCAATAAGATCGTGATACCAAAAATCCAGCCGACTATCTTCATAAAAACTCCTGATCTTTATAGAAATTAGACTAAATTATACTATATCTAAGTTAAGAAATAGTAACTTAAGATTTTTTTCAAAAGTTGAGCGTAATCGACTAAAATTTTATGATAATTTTCACTATAATCCTTGACTTTTAACTTAAATTATGATATATTTTCATCACTCAAAAGGTTAGAGTGCTAATTTTAAAAAAGAAAATCTAAAAATACTGAAAGGAATAAAGATGAATTTCGAACCACTTGGAAAACGCATTTTAGTAGAGCGTGAAGAGGAAGTTAAAACTACTGCTAGCGGTATTATCATACCAGACAATGCTTCAAAGGAGAAACCTTCAAAAGGTAAAGTAGTAGCAGTCAGCAAAGAAGCTGAAAACGTGAGTGTTGGCGATATCGTGTATTTTGCGAAATATGCCGGTAGCGAAGTTAGCTTAGAAGATAAAAAATATTTAGTTTTAAATTTAGAAGATGTTTTAGGTAAAACAAAATAAGGAGATAAAAATGGCAAAAGAGATTATATTTTCAGATGATGCGAGAAACAGACTTTATGAAGGTGTTAAAAAACTAAATGACGCCGTTAAAGTAACTATGGGACCACGCGGACGCAACGTACTTATCCAAAAGAGTTTCGGTGCTCCTTCTATTACAAAAGATGGCGTAAGTGTTGCAAAAGAGATCGAGCTTAAAGATACTATAGAAAATATGGGCGCAAGTCTAGTTCGTGAAGTTGCTAGTAAAACAAATGATGAAGCAGGAGATGGCACTACTACTGCTACTGTTTTAGCTCACGCTATATTTAAAGAAGGACTTAGAAATATAACTGCTGGGGCAAATCCTATTGAGGTAAAACGCGGTATGGATAAATTTGCAGAAGCTGTTATAAATGAGCTAAAAGTATCTGCTAAAAAAGTAGATGGTAAAAAAGAGATAGCTCAAGTAGCTACGATCTCTGCAAATAGCGATACTAGAGTAGGTGATCTTATAGCTGAAGCTATGGAAAAAGTAGGTAAAGACGGTGTTATAACTGTAGAAGAAGCAAAAAGCATAAATGATGAGCTTGTTGTTGTTGAAGGTATGCAATTTGACCGTGGTTATCTAAGCCCATATTTCATCACAAATGCAGAGAAAATGCAAGTTGAGCTAAGCAGTCCATATATACTTTTATTTGATAAAAAGATTACAAATTTAAAAGATCTACTTCCGGTTTTAGAGCAAATTCAAAAAACAGGAAAACCTCTTCTTATCGTAGCTGAAGATATAGAGGGCGAGGCTCTTGCAACACTTGTTGTAAATAAACTAAGAGGTGTTTTAAATATTTCAGCTGTAAAAGCTCCTGGATTTGGCGATAGAAGAAAAGCTATGCTTGAAGATATTGCTATATTGACTGGTGGAGAAGTTATAAGCGAAGAGTTAGGTAGAACATTAGAGAGCGCTAGTTTACAAGATCTTGGAAGTGCTGATAGAGTAGTGATAGACAAAGACAATACGACTATAGTAAATGGTTCAGGCGATAAGAGCTCTATAGAAGCTAGAATCAATCAAATAAAAGCTCAAATCGCTGAGACAACAAGCGACTATGATAGAGAAAAACTTCAAGAAAGACTAGCTAAACTAAGCGGTGGAGTTGCTGTTATAAAAGTCGGTGCTGCTACTGAAACTGAAATGAAAGAGAAAAAAGACAGAGTAGATGACGCTCTAAACGCTACAAAAGCAGCTGTAGAAGAAGGCATTGTAGTAGGTGGTGGTGCAGCACTTATAAAAGCTGGAAACAAAGTAAGTCTAAATCTAAAAGGCGATGAGCTGATCGGTGCTGAGATCGTTAAACGTGCGCTTTTTGCTCCACTTCGTCAAATAGCTGCAAATGCGGGCTTTGATGCAGGAGTCGTAGCAAATGCAGTTCAAACAAGCGGTGATGCAAACTATGGATTTAACGCGGCTAATGGCGAATACGTAAATATGTTTGAAGCAGGTATCATCGATCCTGTTAAAGTTGAAAGAGTTGCTCTTCAAAATGCAGTTAGCGTAGCAAGCTTGCTACTTACTACAGAAGCTACTGTTAGTGATATAAAAGAAGACAAACCTGCTATGCCAGCAATGCCTGATATGGGCGGTATGGGTGGCATGGGCGGTATGATGTAAGCCACTTTGATCCCCTTTTTTTGGGGATCATCTACATACACAAAATATACAAAATAATAAATTTAATTAAAACCTACATAAATCCAACCAGCTGATTTTTTGTAGTTTTGTATAGAAAATTTACCATTTTTGACGTATATGGCAAAAATCAATATGCAAAGTATATTTACAAAAGGTATCGTAAATACTGTGATTATAGCACTTTTGATATCTCAAATTAAAGTTTTTAAGAAAATCTAATATATAATTTTCTTAAAAATAAAATATAGGAAAAATATGGAAATTTATATACTTTTATCTGCTGTCATCTCTGCTCTTTTAGTTTTGGTTTTGTATCAATTTTTTAATGCAAATAAGCTTAAATTTGAACTTAAATTGCAAAATGAGAGATTTTTAAATTTACAGATCAAACTTGATGAAAATAGAGCTGAACTGCTGAGTTTAGAAAACAAAATTCAAAACCTAAATGAGCAAAAAACACAGAGTGAGATAGAAAAAGCAAAACTAAAAACCAAATTTGATGAACAAATTCATATAAATTTAGAATTAAAAGCAAGACAAGACGAGCTAGATTTAAAAACGAGAGAGTATTTTGAGCTAAAAACCAAAGAGATGAGCCAACATCTTTTAAATTTAAACACCAAAACACTTAGCGAAAACTCACAAAAGATCCTTGAAAATCTTATAAATCCACTCAAAAACGAGATAGAAAAATATCAAAAAGAGAGCATAAATACAAGTACTGTATTTAAAACGAATTTTGAAAATCTCAAAAGCGAAACCAAAAATATAATGACTCAAGCTCAAAATCTAGCCGAGGCGCTAAATGGCAATAAAAAAGTTCTTGGCAACTGGGGTGAGATACAGCTTGATAGCGTGCTTAGTGCTAGCGGACTAGAACTAAATAAAAATTATTTTAAGCAAGTCGCTTATAAAGATAAAAATGGAGCGCAAAAATATCTTGATGTAGTCGTTGATTTTGGTGATAATAAAAAAGCAATTATCGACGCAAAATGCTCTTTGGTAAATTATAATGCGTATTTTAACGAAAGCGATGAAGCCAAAAAAACGCAGTTTGCAAAGGCTCTTTCAAATGACGTTAAAAAACACATTGAGTTACTTAGCTCAAAAGAGTATCAAGACTATGATACGAAAACGTATGAATATGTATTTATGTTTGTTCCAAATGACGCTATATTTTACACGGCTTTAAATCAAGACAGCACTATATACGAGTATGCTTATGAAAGAGGTATTTTTATAACGACTCCGCTTACTTTGCTTATGGCTCTAAAAACCGTTTATATATGCTGGAGAAATTTAAAAAGTGATGAGAATGCTATGAGAATCCTCACTGAAGCTGGAAAAATATATGATAAATTCGGTATATTTACAGATAGTTTTGAGAAGCTTCAAAATCAGCTAAATACGTTAAATAAAACTTTTGGAGAGTGTCAAACTACTCTTAGCGAAGGCAGAGGAAATCTGCTTGGAAGATTTGAAAATTTAAAAAAACTCGGTGCGAAAACTACTAAAAATATAGGTAAAGCTTACTACGAATTTGAAGATGACCGTGTAATTTAATTATATAATTTAATCTTATAATTTAATATTGACTTAATTATAATTAAATTGTATAATTACGCTTGTAAAATCAAGGCCTTGGATTTTGAATTGTTAATACATTAAAAAATGCAAGGAGAATGCTATGTCTTTAAAAAAGGTTTTTATACTAATGCTTTTAGCTTTAAGTGCTGCTTTCGCAAAGCCTACTATTTATATACTTGCCACAGGTGGTACGATCGCAGGAAGTTCTTCAAGCGCTCTTAGTAGCGGATACACTTCAGGAACGGTTACTGTAGATAAACTTATAGCTGCAGTTCCGCAAATCAATGAGATAGCTACCATAAAAGGCGAACAAGTAAGCAATATCGGCTCTCAAGAGATGAATAACGAAGTTTGGCTAAAACTAGCAAAACGCGTAAATGAGCTTTTAGCTAGCAAAAATGTAGATGGTATCGTGATCACTCATGGAACAGATACTATGGAAGAGACTGCTTATTTTCTAAATTTAGTCGTTAAAAGTGACAAACCTATAGTTATGGTAGGAGCTATGAGAAACTCAGACTCTTTAAGCGCGGACGGTCCTTTAAATCTATATAATGCCGTAAATGTCGCAATGGATAAAGAAGCAGTAGGTAAGGGCGTTTTGGTTGTTATGAATGACGAAATTCACGCTGCTAGAGAAGTCACTAAGACAAATACTACTGCTGTAAATACTTTCGCTTCTCCAAATACTGGTAAAATAGGTACTGTGATTTATGGAAATGCTAAGTTTTATATGCAACCAACTAGAAAACATACAAAAAATAGCGATTTTGATATCACTAAAATCGAGTCTTTACCTAGAGTAGATATACTATTTAACCACTCAAACGATAATCCTGATTTTGCAAATATCGCTGTGAAAAATGGAGTAAAAGGTATAATCAACGCTGGAATGGGAAATGGAAATCCATATCCAAGTGTGCTTGAAGCTTTAGGTAACGCGGTAAAAAGCGGTGTAGTTGTTGTCAGAGATAGCAGAGTAGGTAGTGGAGAGACTACAAACCCAGGCGAAGTAGATGACGTAAAATACGGCTTCTTAACAAGTGATAATCTAAATGCACAAAAAGCTAGAGTGCTTTTGATGCTGTCTTTAACAAAGACAAATGATCCTAAAAAAATTAGAGAGTATTTTTTAACTCACTAAGCGACAAAGCCCCTTATCAAGGGGCTTTGTTTTATTTGCTTAGCAGTGCTTTTACTAAGTCGTTTTCTTTTATATTATTTTTAGTTGCAAATTCTTTTATGCTTATATCTTCAAATTTAAGTCCATTTTTATTTAGGTATTCGTTAAACAGATTTTCGTTTGTACCAAAAATTGTTTCTACTGTGCTTAAATTTAGATTTGTAAAGTTTTGATATACCTCTTTAAACGGTGGTTTTTGGTTGTTTGGTGTAACGGCTATAAAAATTACGGACGCTGCAAATAAAACGCTCATTATAGCTAATTTTTTTCCTACAAAGTACTTTTTGAACGGTGTTAAATTTGCCATTATATGCAATACGCATGCTATCACCATTGCCATACCTACATACTCGTGTAAAACCTTTATACCACTTGATTTTATGTCAAAGAACATAAGAATTCCCGTGATCCCTACTACTACAAATGTGACTATCGTGGATGTCGTACCAACTGGTTTTGAAATTTTCATCTTTTTCCTTTTTTATAAATTTGATGGAATTATTGTAAAA carries:
- a CDS encoding NUDIX domain-containing protein, with amino-acid sequence MDTIIKNLEIVPLEKSKFVKPFSILYTQDGKNKRWDCVEAHDSVSCIMYHKEFDAFLLVKQFRPSLWYYQTRHSINSDEPGVTYELCAGIMDKGLSPEQTILEEMLEETGYEVGKVKKITSSYTALGFGANRQTLFCTFIDESMKKTAGGGVDDERIEIEFIKREDIAKFIYDESKVKAPNLQFAVLWFLGHFEELKEIF
- the groES gene encoding co-chaperone GroES, which produces MNFEPLGKRILVEREEEVKTTASGIIIPDNASKEKPSKGKVVAVSKEAENVSVGDIVYFAKYAGSEVSLEDKKYLVLNLEDVLGKTK
- the groL gene encoding chaperonin GroEL (60 kDa chaperone family; promotes refolding of misfolded polypeptides especially under stressful conditions; forms two stacked rings of heptamers to form a barrel-shaped 14mer; ends can be capped by GroES; misfolded proteins enter the barrel where they are refolded when GroES binds); translation: MAKEIIFSDDARNRLYEGVKKLNDAVKVTMGPRGRNVLIQKSFGAPSITKDGVSVAKEIELKDTIENMGASLVREVASKTNDEAGDGTTTATVLAHAIFKEGLRNITAGANPIEVKRGMDKFAEAVINELKVSAKKVDGKKEIAQVATISANSDTRVGDLIAEAMEKVGKDGVITVEEAKSINDELVVVEGMQFDRGYLSPYFITNAEKMQVELSSPYILLFDKKITNLKDLLPVLEQIQKTGKPLLIVAEDIEGEALATLVVNKLRGVLNISAVKAPGFGDRRKAMLEDIAILTGGEVISEELGRTLESASLQDLGSADRVVIDKDNTTIVNGSGDKSSIEARINQIKAQIAETTSDYDREKLQERLAKLSGGVAVIKVGAATETEMKEKKDRVDDALNATKAAVEEGIVVGGGAALIKAGNKVSLNLKGDELIGAEIVKRALFAPLRQIAANAGFDAGVVANAVQTSGDANYGFNAANGEYVNMFEAGIIDPVKVERVALQNAVSVASLLLTTEATVSDIKEDKPAMPAMPDMGGMGGMGGMM
- the rmuC gene encoding DNA recombination protein RmuC gives rise to the protein MEIYILLSAVISALLVLVLYQFFNANKLKFELKLQNERFLNLQIKLDENRAELLSLENKIQNLNEQKTQSEIEKAKLKTKFDEQIHINLELKARQDELDLKTREYFELKTKEMSQHLLNLNTKTLSENSQKILENLINPLKNEIEKYQKESINTSTVFKTNFENLKSETKNIMTQAQNLAEALNGNKKVLGNWGEIQLDSVLSASGLELNKNYFKQVAYKDKNGAQKYLDVVVDFGDNKKAIIDAKCSLVNYNAYFNESDEAKKTQFAKALSNDVKKHIELLSSKEYQDYDTKTYEYVFMFVPNDAIFYTALNQDSTIYEYAYERGIFITTPLTLLMALKTVYICWRNLKSDENAMRILTEAGKIYDKFGIFTDSFEKLQNQLNTLNKTFGECQTTLSEGRGNLLGRFENLKKLGAKTTKNIGKAYYEFEDDRVI
- a CDS encoding type II asparaginase — its product is MSLKKVFILMLLALSAAFAKPTIYILATGGTIAGSSSSALSSGYTSGTVTVDKLIAAVPQINEIATIKGEQVSNIGSQEMNNEVWLKLAKRVNELLASKNVDGIVITHGTDTMEETAYFLNLVVKSDKPIVMVGAMRNSDSLSADGPLNLYNAVNVAMDKEAVGKGVLVVMNDEIHAAREVTKTNTTAVNTFASPNTGKIGTVIYGNAKFYMQPTRKHTKNSDFDITKIESLPRVDILFNHSNDNPDFANIAVKNGVKGIINAGMGNGNPYPSVLEALGNAVKSGVVVVRDSRVGSGETTNPGEVDDVKYGFLTSDNLNAQKARVLLMLSLTKTNDPKKIREYFLTH
- a CDS encoding DUF4405 domain-containing protein, whose protein sequence is MKISKPVGTTSTIVTFVVVGITGILMFFDIKSSGIKVLHEYVGMAMVIACVLHIMANLTPFKKYFVGKKLAIMSVLFAASVIFIAVTPNNQKPPFKEVYQNFTNLNLSTVETIFGTNENLFNEYLNKNGLKFEDISIKEFATKNNIKENDLVKALLSK